One window of the Solanum stenotomum isolate F172 chromosome 11, ASM1918654v1, whole genome shotgun sequence genome contains the following:
- the LOC125844026 gene encoding putative disease resistance protein At3g14460, with product MEVGLAVGGAFLSSALNVLFDRLAPQGELLNMFQKHKNDVRLLKKLRMTLLGLQAVLSDAESKQASNHYVSQWLNEFRHAVDSAENLMEEVNYEALRLKVEGQHQNLAETSNQQVSDLNLCLSDDFFLNIKEKLEDTIETLKDLQEQIGDLGLKENFGSTKQETRTPSTSLVDDSDIFGRHKEIEDLIVRLLSEDANGKNLAVVPIVGMGGVGKTTLAKAVYNDAKVKDHFGLKAWFCVSEAYDAFRITKGLLQEIGLKVDDNLNQLQVKLKESLKGKKFLVVLDDVWNDNYNEWDDLRNLFVQGDLGSKIIVTTRKENVASMMGSGAINMGTLSSEVSWALFKRHALENRDPEEHPEFEEVGRKIADKCKGLPLALKALAGTLRCKSEVDEWRDILRSEIWELPSCLNGILPALMLSYNDLPAYLKQCFAYCAIYPKDSPFCKDQVIHLWIANGLVQQFRSGNQYFLELRSRSLFEMVPASSKRDVEKFLMHDLVNDLAQIASSKLCIRLEENKGSHMLEQSQHMSYSKSEQLRTLIPVYSYQLSKRVMHNILHNVSTRLTSLRALSLSHYPFVELPDDLFIKLKLLRLLDLSSTMIEKLPDSICVLYNLETLLLSYCSSLEELPLQMEKLINLHHLDISNTYRLKMPLHLSKLKSLHVLVGATFHLGGPGGSSMEDLGELHNLYGSLSIALQNVVDRREALKAKMREKNHVDTLTLHWSERSTADNSQTERDIVDELRPHTNIKQVEITGYRGTKFPNWLADHSFLKLVKLSLSYCQDCYSLPALGQLPCLKFLSISEMNGITEVTEEFYGSSSSKKPFNSLEKLKFKAMPEWKQWHKLGSGEFPKLEKLSIKNCPELVGKLPENLCSLKELRISKCPELNLDKSQLEGMKQIVELDIVGCNSLTPLPFSILPSSLKIMRISCCEELKSEEPVGETSYCNMFLEDLTLEECDCIDDISPELLPRARELTVYCCPNLTRFMIPTAPEGINFLSCDYLEKLSVPCGGTQITSLHIWYCSKLKWLPERMQELLPSLKKLQLEYCPAIESFPDGGLPFNLQQLGIIHCTKLVNGRKEWLLPRLIKLEIQNDGSDEEIEHWELPSSITTLSIYNLKTLSSQDLKSLTSLKYLSTGYLPQIQSMLEEGRLPSSLSELRLSYHNELRSLHLWHLTSLQSLRIVHCHNLQSLSESALPSSLSELAIHACLGLQFLPVKGMPSSLSKLTIRDCLLLTPLLEFDKGKYWTNIAQIPILDIDD from the coding sequence ATGGAGGTTGGCTTAGCAGTTGGTGGTGCATTTCTCTCTTCAGCTTTGAATGTTCTCTTTGATAGGCTTGCACCTCAGGGTGAGCTGCTCAACATGTTTCAGAAGCATAAGAATGATGTTCGTCTCTTAAAGAAGCTGAGAATGACTTTGCTTGGTCTTCAAGCTGTGCTAAGTGATGCAGAGAGTAAGCAGGCATCAAATCATTATGTGAGCCAGTGGCTTAATGAGTTTCGACATGCTGTCGACTCTGCTGAAAACTTAATGGAAGAGGTCAACTATGAGGCTTTGAGACTTAAGGTTGAAGGTCAGCATCAAAATCTTGCAGAAACTAGCAACCAGCAAGTAAGTGACCTTAACCTGTGCTTGAGTGATGATTTTTTCCTTAACATAAAGGAGAAGTTGGAAGACACTATTGAAACATTGAAAGATTTGCAAGAGCAAATTGGTGACCTTGGCTTAAAGGAGAATTTTGGTTCGACTAAACAAGAAACTAGAACACCTTCAACTTCTTTGGTTGATGATTCTGATATCTTTGGTAGGCACAAGGAAATAGAGGATTTGATTGTCCGTTTATTGTCTGAAGATGCAAATGGAAAAAATCTGGCTGTAGTTCCTATCGTTGGAATGGGCGGCGTGGGTAAGACAACACTTGCTAAAGCCGTTTACAATGATGCAAAGGTGAAGGACCATTTTGGTTTGAAAGCTTGGTTTTGTGTTTCTGAGGCATATGATGCTTTCAGAATAACAAAAGGGTTACTTCAAGAAATTGGCTTAAAGGTTGATGACAATCTTAATCAGCTACAAGTCAAATTGAAGGAAAGCCTGAAGGGAAAGAAGTTTCTTGTTGTCCTTGATGATGTGTGGAATGATAACTATAACGAGTGGGATGACTTGAGAAATCTTTTTGTACAAGGAGATTTGGGAAGTAAGATCATTGTAACTACACGTAAGGAGAATGTTGCCTCGATGATGGGTAGCGGAGCAATCAACATGGGAACTCTGTCTAGTGAAGTCTCTTGGGCTTTATTCAAACGGCATGCACTAGAAAACAGGGATCCTGAGGAACATCCAGAATTTGAAGAGGTTGGAAGAAAAATTGCAGACAAGTGCAAAGGGTTGCCTTTAGCTCTAAAGGCACTTGCTGGTACTTTACGCTGCAAATCAGAGGTGGATGAGTGGAGAGACATTTTAAGAAGCGAAATTTGGGAGCTTCCAAGTTGTTTGAATGGTATATTACCAGCGTTGATGTTGAGCTACAATGATCTTCCTGCATATTTGAAGCAATGTTTTGCTTATTGTGCAATATATCCCAAAGATTCTCCATTCTGCAAAGACCAAGTTATTCACTTGTGGATTGCTAATGGTCTTGTACAACAGTTTCGTTCAGGTAATCAATATTTTCTTGAGTTGAGATCAAGATCACTATTCGAAATGGTTCCAGCGTCTTCTAAAAGAGACGTAGAGAAATTCTTAATGCATGACCTTGTGAATGATTTGGCCCAAATTGCATCTTCTAAACTTTGTATTAGGTTGGAAGAGAACAAAGGATCTCATATGTTAGAACAAAGTCAGCATATGTCCTATTCCAAATCAGAGCAGCTGAGGACATTGATTCCAGTCTACTCATATCAGCTAAGCAAGAGGGTGATGCATAACATACTGCATAACGTATCGACAAGACTAACATCCTTAAGGGCATTATCATTGTCACATTATCCGTTTGTGGAGTTGCCGGATGACttgtttatcaaattaaagctcCTGAGACTTTTGGACCTTTCCTCGACAATGATTGAAAAGTTGCCAGATTCCATTTGTGTGTTGTATAACTTGGAGACACTTCTCTTGTCATATTGTTCTTCTCTTGAGGAGCTACCACTGCAGATGGAGAAGTTGATTAACTTGCATCATCTTGACATAAGCAACACTTATCGGTTGAAGATGCCGCTACATCTGAGCAAGTTGAAAAGTCTCCATGTGCTAGTGGGAGCCACGTTTCATCTAGGCGGTCCTGGTGGATCGAGCATGGAAGATTTGGGTGAACTGCATAACTTGTATGGATCTCTATCAATAGCGTTGCAAAATGTGGTTGATAGAAGGGAAGCTTTGAAGGCAAAGATGAGGGAGAAGAATCATGTTGACACGTTAACTTTGCATTGGAGTGAACGTAGTACTGCTGACAATTCACAAACTGAAAGAGACATAGTTGATGAGCTACGTCCACACACAAACATAAAACAAGTCGAAATCACCGGATATAGAGggacaaaatttccaaattggCTAGCTGATCATTCATTTCTTAAGCTGGTGAAATTGTCTCTTAGCTACTGCCAGGACTGTTATTCCTTGCCAGCACTAGGACAACTCCCTTGTTTGAAATTCCTTTCCATTAGTGAGATGAATGGAATAACAGAGGTAACGGAAGAATTCTATGGCAGTTCATCCTCCAAAAAGCCTTTTAACTCTCTTGAGAAGCTTAAATTTAAAGCTATGCCGGAGTGGAAGCAATGGCACAAACTAGGAAGTGGCGAGTTCCCTAAACTTGAGAAGCTTTCAATTAAAAATTGTCCGGAGTTGGTGGGGAAGTTGCCTGAAAATCTTTGTTCTCTGAAAgaattgagaatttcaaaatGTCCTGAACTCAATTTGGATAAATCCCAACTTGAGGGAATGAAGCAGATTGTTGAATTAGATATTGTTGGTTGTAACTCTCTTACCCCCTTACCTTTTAGCATACTACCCAGTTCCCTGAAGATAATGAGAATATCTTGTTGCGAGGAACTGAAATCGGAGGAGCCAGTTGGTGAGACGAGTTATTGTAATATGTTTCTGGAGGATTTGACACTGGAAGAATGTGATTGTATAGATGATATATCACCTGAGTTGCTCCCAAGAGCACGCGAATTGACAGTTTACTGTTGCCCCAATCTTACTCGGTTTATGATTCCTACTGCCCCTGAAGGAATCAATTTTTTGAGTTGTGATTATCTTGAAAAACTTTCGGTGCCATGTGGGGGGACCCAGATAACGTCATTGCATATTTGGTACTGTTCGAAGCTGAAGTGGCTGCCAGAACGTATGCAGGAACTCCTTCCATCTCTTAAGAAACTACAACTGGAATATTGTCCAGCAATAGAGTCCTTTCCTGATGGAGGATTGCCCTTCAATTTACAACAACTTGGGATCATTCATTGCACGAAACTGGTGAATGGACGAAAGGAGTGGCTTTTACCGAGACTCATAAAGTTAGAGATCCAAAATGATGGCAGTGATGAAGAGATCGAACATTGGGAGTTGCCTTCCTCTATTACAACTCTTAGCATATACAATCTGAAAACACTAAGCAGCCAGGATCTCAAAAGCCTCACCTCTCTTAAATATCTATCTACTGGTTATTTACCTCAAATTCAGTCAATGTTGGAAGAAGGGCGGCTTCCCTCCTCTCTTTCTGAGCTAAGGTTAAGTTACCATAATGAGCTCCGTTCACTACATCTTTGGCACCTCACTTCGCTTCAAAGTCTACGCATCGTTCATTGCCATAATCTCCAATCACTTTCCGAATCAGCACTGCCCTCCTCCCTCTCTGAGCTGGCCATCCATGCCTGCCTTGGGCTCCAATTTCTTCCAGTAAAAGGGATGCCCTCTTCCCTCTCTAAACTAACTATTCGCGACTGCCTATTGCTCACACCACTACTAGAATTTGACAAGGGGAAATACTGGACAAATATTGCTCAAATTCCTATCTTAGATATCGATGATTAA